Proteins encoded by one window of Deltaproteobacteria bacterium:
- a CDS encoding SLC13 family permease, translated as MLPLSLTGDMILVFLVIAVVIFLFVVEWVRVDVVAILAMVVLPLLGLLDGRETFSGFGSTAVISIIAVIIMGRGLDHTGVIGRVVRPLVHLAGRLQSSIIMTLSVMIACISSVMQNVGAAALFLPALRRISRDSRIPLSKLLMPVGSAAILGGTVTLVGSSPLIMLNDLLEHHELPPFHLFSVTPIGLALVVTGIAYFIFMGRHMLPGGEEGNGEESDGFSEAAVFYGGIGELFELTVPERTDPSLTVSKLCDGFLVHTVALRSHDGRTKLFPPDRDQLILPRSTIAVFGPRGKVEEAAAAFGFRWDDHVRIFDSELSSDISGVVEGVVAPHSKFIGKSLQEIRFRHNYLLAPLAVFRSDKAQYTNLGEVVLRAGDAILMHGTWERLQQLHHGRDLLFSHSIDHEVLNTRKAGVALLCFALATALAVFTDLSLPVCLMSGALGMVLTRVITIEEAYRGVDWRTVFLLAGLIPLGLAAEKSGAAAWLAQQILAWLDQPSPLLLLSLVGVLSTVFSLVVSNVGAIVLLVPLVVNLAQDTGLDPRLAALVAGIAASNSFLLPTHQVNALYMGPGGYTSKDFLRVGTPLSLIFLIVLTIGVHVFY; from the coding sequence ATGCTGCCTTTGAGTCTGACCGGTGACATGATCCTGGTGTTCCTGGTAATCGCGGTGGTCATTTTTCTGTTTGTCGTCGAGTGGGTGCGGGTGGACGTGGTGGCCATACTCGCCATGGTGGTTCTTCCCCTGCTGGGACTCCTGGACGGCCGCGAGACCTTTTCCGGTTTTGGCTCCACCGCCGTAATATCCATCATTGCAGTGATTATTATGGGTCGCGGTCTGGACCATACCGGAGTTATTGGAAGAGTGGTGCGGCCGTTGGTCCATCTGGCGGGTCGCCTGCAGTCGTCCATTATCATGACGTTGTCGGTGATGATCGCCTGTATTTCCAGCGTCATGCAGAACGTCGGCGCGGCGGCGTTGTTCCTGCCGGCGTTGCGTCGCATCAGCCGGGACAGCCGTATTCCCCTTTCCAAGCTTTTGATGCCCGTTGGGTCGGCCGCCATTCTGGGTGGAACCGTTACTCTGGTGGGTTCGAGTCCCCTGATCATGCTCAACGATCTGCTCGAACATCATGAGCTGCCGCCTTTCCACCTATTCAGCGTCACGCCCATCGGACTGGCCCTGGTAGTAACCGGCATCGCCTATTTTATATTTATGGGCAGGCACATGCTACCGGGCGGCGAAGAAGGTAATGGAGAGGAGTCCGACGGCTTTTCCGAGGCGGCCGTCTTTTACGGTGGGATCGGCGAACTGTTCGAGTTGACCGTGCCCGAGAGAACAGATCCGTCCCTCACCGTGAGCAAACTCTGCGACGGCTTCCTGGTCCACACAGTAGCATTGCGCAGCCACGACGGCCGAACGAAACTGTTTCCACCGGACCGGGATCAGTTGATCCTGCCCCGATCCACGATCGCCGTGTTCGGACCCCGCGGCAAGGTGGAAGAGGCAGCCGCGGCCTTTGGATTTAGATGGGACGATCACGTCAGGATCTTTGACTCGGAGCTTTCAAGCGATATCTCGGGAGTCGTGGAAGGGGTGGTGGCGCCCCATTCCAAGTTCATAGGAAAGAGCCTGCAGGAGATCCGTTTCAGGCACAACTACCTGTTGGCGCCTTTGGCCGTGTTCCGGAGCGACAAGGCGCAATACACGAATCTCGGTGAAGTGGTGCTCAGGGCCGGCGACGCCATCCTTATGCACGGGACCTGGGAGCGGTTACAGCAACTGCATCATGGCCGGGATCTGCTCTTCAGCCATTCCATAGACCATGAAGTGTTGAACACCAGGAAAGCCGGGGTTGCGCTCCTCTGCTTTGCCTTGGCCACCGCTCTTGCGGTGTTCACCGACTTGAGTTTGCCGGTCTGCCTCATGTCGGGGGCGCTGGGAATGGTTCTGACCCGTGTGATCACCATTGAGGAAGCTTACAGGGGGGTGGATTGGCGCACGGTCTTCCTGCTGGCCGGGCTCATTCCCCTCGGGTTGGCCGCCGAGAAGTCCGGCGCCGCGGCCTGGTTGGCCCAGCAGATCCTGGCTTGGCTGGACCAGCCGTCCCCACTTCTACTCCTTTCCCTGGTGGGTGTGCTGTCAACGGTTTTTTCGCTGGTAGTTTCCAACGTCGGAGCCATCGTGCTTCTGGTTCCGCTGGTTGTGAACCTTGCACAAGACACGGGTTTGGATCCGCGGCTGGCCGCTCTGGTCGCAGGGATCGCCGCCTCCAATTCCTTCCTGCTGCCCACCCACCAGGTGAACGCCCTTTACATGGGCCCGGGCGGCTACACGAGCAAGGATTTTCTCAGGGTGGGAACGCCGTTGTCCCTGATTTTCCTGATCGTTCTCACAATAGGAGTACATGTTTTTTATTAG
- a CDS encoding 2-hydroxyacyl-CoA dehydratase, producing MTENTKSTGLARAHELYSHRSKRARELKAEGKKAMGYFCCFPPLELMTALDFLPVRILGDMDEPITVADGYLPTVMCIFYRSCFDVGMKGKYDYLEGFVGSHACDGAERTSHIWRNYMKTPCNFFLDMPHTSSSEAVRFFKDQMTYFKETLEDFAGKKITNDRLEEAISLHNKQRQLVRALYDLRKPDPPLLSGSEMLQVIISLMVIPVEEGIQLLEEVLQEVKTRPNTTEKRPGRLLIWGSLIDHTAFTGLIEKSGFNIVVEDTAIGARPFWHDVEKTEDPMYGLAKHYLEEVKCPRTFSKSGKNYREDLENRFGYLKEFAKYWNVNAVYANIIRNCDIHGYEVPAIKDYFESLDLPVLTIEPDYSSAAIEPLRTRFQAFAETIGPVSHPRPGMVVSGRRCGAFTFCRVRRLVFQKRDKRMILVGIDIGSTITKVVIRNQKEISAIVIQPTDAFHRRLANTVMEKALVQAGLSFDQVDFIVATGYGRINVPFADAQVTEITCHMRGINWLFPDVRTIIDIGGQDTKGIKLENGKLVDFVMNDKCAAGTGRFLEVISDVLGVRVEDIGELSLRSSRPADISSICTVFAEQEALLRLSEGYSVEDILAGIHKANASRIYSMVRKINIEPDLAITGGGAKNIGLCKALEERIGFPVVVPPEPLITGALGASIIAAEKTLRLSAEELRQKQGKRRLEAVTFFDESSTRGQTG from the coding sequence ATGACTGAAAATACGAAAAGCACGGGGTTGGCCAGGGCGCATGAATTGTATAGCCACCGAAGTAAACGCGCCCGCGAGCTGAAAGCCGAAGGCAAGAAGGCAATGGGTTATTTTTGCTGCTTTCCTCCACTGGAACTCATGACGGCGTTGGATTTCCTGCCGGTCCGGATACTGGGAGACATGGATGAGCCCATAACCGTGGCGGACGGATATCTGCCCACGGTCATGTGTATATTCTATCGCAGCTGTTTCGACGTGGGGATGAAAGGGAAGTACGACTATTTGGAAGGCTTCGTGGGCTCCCACGCCTGCGACGGCGCCGAACGCACCTCTCATATCTGGAGAAACTACATGAAGACGCCGTGTAATTTCTTCCTGGATATGCCCCATACGTCCTCGTCCGAGGCGGTGCGGTTTTTCAAGGACCAGATGACCTATTTCAAGGAAACGCTGGAGGACTTCGCCGGAAAGAAGATTACCAACGACCGGCTCGAAGAGGCCATATCCCTTCATAACAAGCAGAGGCAGCTTGTTCGCGCGTTGTACGACCTGAGGAAGCCCGATCCGCCGCTCCTCTCGGGGTCCGAAATGCTGCAGGTGATCATCTCCCTCATGGTGATCCCCGTGGAGGAGGGAATCCAGCTTCTCGAGGAGGTATTGCAGGAGGTAAAGACCCGGCCCAATACCACGGAAAAGAGACCGGGCCGGCTGCTCATTTGGGGTTCGCTGATCGACCATACGGCCTTTACCGGGCTGATCGAGAAATCCGGATTCAACATCGTTGTCGAAGACACGGCCATCGGCGCCCGACCGTTCTGGCACGATGTCGAGAAAACGGAAGATCCCATGTACGGGCTGGCCAAGCACTACCTCGAGGAAGTCAAGTGTCCTCGAACGTTCTCCAAGTCGGGTAAGAACTACAGGGAAGATCTGGAAAACCGTTTCGGATATCTAAAGGAGTTCGCCAAGTACTGGAACGTAAACGCGGTGTACGCGAACATCATCCGTAACTGCGATATCCACGGCTACGAAGTTCCGGCCATCAAGGATTATTTTGAGTCCCTGGACCTACCCGTTCTGACTATTGAGCCGGATTATTCCTCAGCAGCCATCGAACCGTTGAGAACACGATTCCAGGCGTTTGCCGAAACGATCGGGCCTGTTTCGCATCCGCGCCCCGGCATGGTCGTATCGGGGCGCCGATGCGGAGCTTTTACCTTTTGTCGAGTCAGGCGTTTGGTGTTCCAGAAGAGGGATAAGCGTATGATTTTAGTGGGTATAGACATCGGTTCAACCATAACCAAGGTGGTGATCAGGAATCAGAAGGAGATCAGCGCCATCGTGATACAGCCCACCGATGCGTTTCATCGTAGATTGGCCAATACGGTCATGGAAAAGGCTTTGGTCCAGGCCGGATTGTCCTTTGACCAAGTGGATTTCATCGTCGCCACGGGGTATGGAAGAATCAACGTACCGTTTGCGGACGCCCAGGTGACCGAGATCACGTGCCATATGCGCGGTATAAACTGGCTGTTTCCCGATGTCCGCACCATCATCGACATCGGAGGCCAGGATACGAAAGGCATCAAGCTCGAGAACGGAAAGCTGGTGGATTTCGTGATGAATGATAAGTGCGCCGCCGGCACGGGAAGATTCCTCGAGGTGATCTCCGACGTACTGGGAGTGCGGGTGGAAGACATCGGGGAATTGTCTCTCCGATCGAGCCGGCCTGCGGATATCAGTAGCATTTGTACGGTTTTTGCGGAGCAGGAAGCCCTTTTGCGGCTCTCCGAGGGCTATTCCGTGGAAGACATTCTGGCCGGGATTCACAAAGCCAATGCCAGCCGGATCTACTCCATGGTGAGAAAGATCAACATAGAGCCGGACCTGGCTATCACCGGGGGTGGAGCCAAGAATATCGGACTTTGCAAAGCCTTGGAAGAACGCATCGGTTTTCCCGTCGTGGTTCCTCCGGAGCCCTTGATTACAGGGGCCTTGGGCGCTTCGATCATTGCGGCCGAAAAAACGCTTCGTCTATCAGCGGAAGAACTTAGGCAGAAGCAAGGAAAGCGGCGGCTCGAAGCGGTCACGTTTTTCGACGAAAGCTCTACAAGAGGGCAGACCGGGTAA
- a CDS encoding NAD(P)/FAD-dependent oxidoreductase, whose translation MGNRVIAILGNGIAGDQAALAAKRTDPDARVVMLSRDAYPLYSACVLADYISGEIPRSTVFIRSVEDYAKAGIELLLSRDVASWLPENRLLRFDGEELPYDRLILATGSRPFIPPIPGVNKDGVFALKTFDDAEGLRAVRGRSAVVVGAGPVGMEAAVAFRRMGWSVALVELMDRVLPRMLDAPLANSVRKQFEGMGISVFLGERVEEISGGVRVESVRTDQRTLPADVVVLVIGMRPRIELARQAGLALGPAGGIRTDAHMGAGLPGVWACGDCAESKDLICGTNGLYMLWNNAKLQGHTAGANAAGSQKRYPGSLNVTTVKLFDRAVASAGAPAADLPEGATRVLHRKDPDGELWLVLREDRLVGVQGLGNVDRLGGLTSMMLKGLNIRRTILKGPKPSAGRDTWPLHTFEKDLMRLLNGR comes from the coding sequence ATGGGAAATAGGGTTATTGCCATACTTGGAAACGGCATTGCGGGGGACCAGGCAGCCCTTGCCGCAAAAAGGACGGACCCGGATGCAAGGGTGGTTATGCTGAGCAGGGACGCCTACCCCCTTTATAGCGCGTGCGTACTCGCGGATTACATCAGCGGCGAGATTCCCAGAAGCACCGTGTTTATCCGGTCGGTGGAGGACTACGCCAAAGCGGGCATCGAGCTGCTCCTGTCCAGGGATGTAGCGTCCTGGTTGCCGGAAAACCGCTTGCTTCGCTTTGACGGAGAAGAACTCCCGTACGACCGGTTGATCCTGGCTACGGGAAGCCGACCGTTTATTCCCCCGATTCCTGGAGTTAACAAGGACGGCGTGTTTGCCCTGAAGACTTTTGACGATGCCGAGGGTCTGCGCGCGGTTCGGGGCCGGTCCGCCGTGGTCGTGGGCGCTGGTCCCGTAGGCATGGAGGCGGCCGTTGCTTTCCGAAGGATGGGCTGGTCGGTGGCTCTTGTGGAGCTCATGGACCGCGTTCTCCCCCGCATGCTGGATGCGCCATTGGCGAATTCCGTAAGGAAGCAGTTCGAAGGCATGGGCATCTCAGTCTTTCTCGGAGAACGAGTCGAAGAGATATCCGGAGGTGTACGGGTCGAATCCGTGCGCACGGACCAGCGGACCCTGCCCGCGGACGTGGTGGTTCTGGTCATCGGCATGAGGCCCCGGATCGAGCTTGCCAGGCAAGCAGGGCTTGCACTGGGACCGGCCGGAGGGATTCGAACGGACGCGCACATGGGCGCCGGCCTGCCCGGCGTTTGGGCGTGCGGGGATTGCGCCGAATCGAAAGACCTCATTTGCGGGACCAACGGTCTGTATATGCTCTGGAACAACGCCAAGCTACAAGGTCACACGGCAGGAGCCAACGCAGCGGGGTCCCAAAAGCGCTACCCCGGAAGTCTGAACGTGACCACCGTCAAACTGTTCGATCGTGCAGTGGCGTCCGCGGGCGCGCCGGCCGCCGATCTTCCGGAAGGGGCGACCCGTGTGCTTCATCGGAAGGATCCGGACGGAGAACTGTGGCTGGTGCTCAGAGAAGATCGTTTGGTGGGAGTACAGGGGCTCGGAAACGTGGACCGGCTGGGTGGGCTTACTTCCATGATGCTCAAAGGGTTGAACATCCGCAGAACCATCCTCAAAGGCCCAAAGCCCTCTGCAGGCAGGGACACGTGGCCTCTGCATACCTTTGAAAAAGATCTGATGCGTCTTTTGAACGGCCGCTGA
- a CDS encoding 2-hydroxyacyl-CoA dehydratase, whose product LNISFMVSHLRKYTAFLEDLLGKKLDYDKLREMVKQTLKTLGLAHQVDLLRRAKPSPMVGTDFWSVMIPHLYLPDDPEAYEFYQRVYDEVKQKVDNKIGAIPNEKYRMMFSELPPWHTMGFFDELSDRFGIAIVMESWNYHPILPIPEEELEGVTDPLELIARLSYRKWTEYNSVGVKYGVDPGFFMAAYLQYAQDYQADGLLAHPLMSCRPATYTLLHTRNMLEEKLKVPGVVIEGDIVDLRVFNEEDAISKVEAFLETMDHYRELRKEAGMAW is encoded by the coding sequence CTGAATATCTCGTTCATGGTGAGCCACCTTCGGAAGTACACGGCCTTCCTGGAAGACCTGCTCGGCAAGAAGCTGGATTACGACAAACTGCGCGAAATGGTGAAACAGACCCTCAAGACTCTTGGTTTGGCGCACCAGGTGGATCTCCTGCGCAGAGCCAAGCCGTCGCCCATGGTGGGCACGGATTTCTGGTCCGTGATGATCCCCCATCTGTATCTCCCCGACGACCCGGAGGCCTATGAGTTTTATCAACGCGTGTACGACGAGGTGAAGCAGAAGGTGGACAACAAGATCGGCGCCATTCCCAACGAGAAGTACCGTATGATGTTCTCGGAGCTGCCTCCGTGGCACACGATGGGCTTCTTCGACGAGCTTTCGGATCGCTTCGGCATCGCCATTGTCATGGAAAGCTGGAATTACCACCCCATTCTGCCCATTCCCGAGGAGGAGTTGGAGGGAGTCACCGACCCCCTCGAGCTGATTGCGCGCCTCTCCTACAGGAAGTGGACCGAATACAATTCGGTTGGAGTGAAATACGGTGTGGATCCCGGGTTCTTTATGGCCGCGTACCTTCAGTACGCCCAGGATTATCAGGCGGACGGTTTGTTGGCCCATCCACTCATGTCCTGCCGTCCGGCCACCTATACGTTGCTGCACACACGCAATATGCTGGAAGAAAAGCTCAAGGTGCCGGGAGTGGTGATCGAGGGAGATATCGTGGATTTGCGCGTCTTCAATGAGGAGGACGCCATTTCCAAGGTCGAGGCCTTCCTCGAGACCATGGATCATTACCGGGAACTGAGAAAAGAAGCAGGAATGGCTTGGTAG
- a CDS encoding 4Fe-4S dicluster domain-containing protein, translating to MSKVIVVDPNRCTGCRLCEVACSVMKTGELDASRSRIRVFEWDEEEVFLPILCRRCEEPVCATVCPVNAIHRDDSGMVCVDRDRCVSCFSCVSACPNGALHIDPVEQKVLRCDQCGGDPPCVRYCSEKALEYVESDDWQADRRRSGARNLYGK from the coding sequence ATGAGCAAGGTCATCGTGGTCGATCCAAATCGCTGCACAGGATGCCGCCTGTGCGAGGTGGCGTGTTCCGTAATGAAAACGGGCGAACTCGACGCCTCCAGGTCGAGGATCCGTGTGTTCGAGTGGGACGAGGAAGAGGTGTTTCTTCCGATCCTGTGCCGGCGCTGCGAAGAGCCCGTATGCGCCACGGTGTGTCCGGTGAATGCCATACACAGGGATGATTCGGGCATGGTGTGCGTGGACCGGGATCGTTGCGTGAGCTGTTTCAGCTGCGTATCCGCTTGCCCCAACGGAGCGCTGCATATCGATCCCGTGGAGCAGAAGGTCCTTCGTTGCGATCAGTGCGGAGGCGATCCCCCCTGCGTGCGGTACTGCAGCGAAAAGGCCCTCGAGTACGTCGAGAGCGACGATTGGCAGGCCGATCGAAGACGCAGCGGAGCGAGAAATCTCTATGGGAAATAG
- a CDS encoding sodium ion-translocating decarboxylase subunit beta: protein MSLNDILDMLWGILYTTGIMSLGWKPICMWVIASFFIYLAIGKNFEPLLLLPIGFGIFVVNFPLVPLMGHTEAGQPELLQAFYHYGLQWEIIPCVIFLGLGAMTDFGPLIANPKTLIVGAGAQLGVFVTFTGTILAGFTLKEAASVGIIGGADGPTTIYLTQHLAPQLLGANALAAYSYMAMVPLIQPPIMRLLTNAEERKIRMRQLRAVSKTEKILYPLVSCAVIALLVPSVVPLMGMFMLGNLMKESGVVGRLTDTAQGALMNIVTIFLGVCVGATMNAETFLSPKPLLIFSLGLLDFAVCTAGGIWSVKVMNLFLKEKINPLIGSAGVSAVPMSARVSQVMGLKYDKKNHLLMHAMGPNLAGVIGSAAAAGMFIAMFD from the coding sequence ATGAGCTTAAATGACATTCTGGACATGCTATGGGGGATCCTGTACACCACAGGGATCATGAGCCTGGGTTGGAAGCCGATATGTATGTGGGTCATAGCGAGCTTCTTTATTTACCTTGCCATAGGCAAGAACTTCGAACCACTACTGCTGTTGCCCATAGGGTTCGGCATCTTTGTCGTAAACTTTCCGCTGGTCCCACTTATGGGTCATACGGAGGCAGGACAGCCTGAATTGCTTCAGGCGTTCTACCACTATGGTCTTCAATGGGAAATCATTCCGTGTGTGATCTTTTTGGGGTTGGGCGCCATGACCGATTTCGGACCGCTGATCGCCAACCCGAAAACACTGATCGTCGGCGCCGGAGCGCAGCTCGGCGTGTTCGTCACCTTCACGGGCACCATTCTTGCCGGATTTACCCTCAAGGAGGCTGCTTCCGTGGGCATCATCGGAGGCGCCGACGGACCCACGACGATCTATCTCACGCAGCACCTGGCTCCCCAATTACTGGGCGCCAATGCGTTGGCCGCCTATTCCTACATGGCCATGGTCCCTCTGATTCAGCCCCCCATTATGAGACTGCTGACCAACGCGGAAGAACGAAAGATCCGGATGAGGCAGCTCCGGGCCGTCTCCAAAACGGAAAAGATCCTCTATCCCCTGGTATCGTGCGCAGTCATCGCCCTCCTGGTTCCTTCGGTCGTCCCGCTTATGGGCATGTTCATGCTGGGCAACCTGATGAAAGAGAGCGGAGTCGTGGGCAGGCTTACGGATACCGCCCAGGGGGCCCTTATGAACATCGTCACGATCTTTCTGGGTGTCTGCGTGGGCGCGACGATGAACGCGGAAACCTTTCTCAGCCCGAAACCGCTGCTGATCTTCAGTCTGGGCCTCCTTGACTTCGCTGTGTGCACGGCGGGAGGAATCTGGTCGGTAAAAGTCATGAACCTGTTTCTCAAGGAAAAGATCAACCCCTTGATCGGATCCGCGGGTGTTTCCGCCGTGCCCATGTCCGCTCGGGTTTCCCAGGTCATGGGTTTGAAGTACGATAAAAAGAACCACTTGCTCATGCATGCCATGGGACCGAACCTGGCGGGTGTGATAGGCTCGGCGGCCGCAGCCGGAATGTTCATCGCCATGTTCGACTGA
- a CDS encoding 2-hydroxyglutaryl-CoA dehydratase, whose translation MDMGCIAGLDVGSALVKAVVMQDGKLLSYSITPAGGNFGRSADKVLQEALEKAQRSISDVEVIGAGGLGVSFISRPFTKITEISCQSRGTHYLLPTVRTLIEVGNQTSRVIKVSKYGKVADSVSSDKCAAGSGRVLQIIARVLKINQQDMGALSLKSEHPAKFTTGCAVFLETEAISRVAEGTPKEDIVAGLHRALGSRISAAAQRMRIEKDVAMTGGGAKDAGLVKTTERMLGVDVLVPEEPLITGAIGAALIAAERMAA comes from the coding sequence ATGGATATGGGATGCATAGCGGGTCTGGATGTCGGCTCCGCACTTGTTAAAGCTGTTGTTATGCAGGACGGGAAACTGCTGTCATACAGCATCACTCCGGCGGGAGGCAATTTCGGACGCTCCGCGGACAAGGTCTTGCAAGAGGCTCTTGAAAAAGCTCAACGGTCTATTTCGGACGTTGAAGTCATCGGCGCTGGAGGGCTGGGCGTATCTTTCATCTCTCGCCCCTTCACGAAGATAACGGAGATATCCTGCCAAAGCAGAGGAACTCACTATTTGCTTCCAACGGTGCGCACTCTGATCGAGGTGGGCAATCAGACGAGCCGGGTCATCAAAGTGTCGAAATACGGCAAGGTAGCGGACTCGGTGTCCAGCGACAAATGCGCGGCCGGCAGCGGACGCGTGCTGCAGATCATTGCCAGGGTGTTGAAAATAAACCAGCAGGACATGGGCGCTTTGTCCCTTAAATCCGAACATCCGGCGAAGTTTACTACAGGATGCGCCGTGTTTCTGGAGACGGAGGCTATTTCCCGGGTGGCCGAAGGGACACCCAAGGAAGACATCGTGGCCGGACTGCACCGGGCGTTGGGATCCAGGATCTCCGCCGCGGCCCAGAGAATGCGGATAGAGAAGGACGTGGCCATGACCGGTGGAGGAGCGAAAGACGCCGGTCTCGTCAAAACAACGGAACGAATGTTGGGCGTGGATGTGCTGGTGCCCGAGGAGCCGCTGATCACCGGAGCTATTGGGGCCGCTTTGATTGCGGCCGAACGGATGGCTGCGTAA
- a CDS encoding ferrous iron transport protein A encodes MKVGETGKVSGYVKGATSYREKLLSMGLTRGTQFTVERIAPMGDPVEILLRGFALTLRKDEASALMVERESRS; translated from the coding sequence ATGAAAGTCGGAGAGACCGGCAAGGTCTCGGGATACGTCAAGGGCGCCACGAGCTATCGGGAGAAGCTCTTGTCCATGGGGCTGACCCGGGGCACGCAATTCACGGTGGAGCGGATTGCGCCCATGGGAGACCCGGTGGAAATACTGTTACGGGGGTTTGCTTTGACCCTTAGAAAAGATGAAGCCTCCGCTTTAATGGTGGAGAGGGAGAGCCGCTCATGA
- a CDS encoding metal-dependent transcriptional regulator, with protein sequence MEETPQCKSTQVRKNKRLTPVMEDYLEVLSDLDQENKAIRVRDIAKRLGVKMPSVTSMLKTLKERGLIHYEKYEYVELTDSGATVGLEMRRRHQVLFQFLVDILKVDSETADEEACRMEHALSEDTLDRFTDFMEFVQVCPRTGENWIDRFQDFRLHGHRPEKCEANRARFEKEFCRRVDCLEREPAGE encoded by the coding sequence ATGGAAGAGACTCCTCAATGCAAAAGCACGCAAGTGCGTAAAAACAAACGCCTCACACCGGTCATGGAAGACTATCTCGAGGTCCTATCCGACCTGGATCAGGAGAATAAGGCGATTCGGGTGCGGGACATCGCCAAACGGCTGGGGGTCAAGATGCCGTCCGTGACCAGCATGCTCAAGACCCTGAAGGAGCGGGGGCTCATTCATTACGAGAAGTATGAATACGTAGAATTGACGGACTCGGGCGCGACCGTGGGATTGGAGATGCGGCGCAGGCATCAGGTGCTCTTTCAATTTCTGGTGGACATCCTGAAAGTGGACTCCGAAACGGCCGATGAGGAAGCCTGTCGAATGGAGCATGCGTTGAGTGAGGACACCCTGGACCGGTTCACGGACTTCATGGAGTTCGTTCAGGTATGTCCCAGGACCGGTGAGAACTGGATCGATCGGTTTCAGGATTTCCGGCTCCACGGTCATCGGCCTGAAAAGTGCGAGGCGAACCGGGCGCGGTTCGAAAAAGAGTTCTGCCGGCGGGTAGACTGTTTGGAAAGGGAGCCCGCCGGAGAATAG
- a CDS encoding ferrous iron transport protein A gives MENINAVHGHGVLGNARQHGVAPLDEGGNNDRAALPLRLAREGDRVRIVSLNGGRGFHDRLAGVGLRVGERVEVIRNRMDGKLLLAHEGTRLFLGGGMAQKIQVVVVEGGDL, from the coding sequence ATGGAAAACATCAATGCGGTTCATGGACATGGCGTCCTTGGTAACGCCCGCCAGCATGGAGTGGCCCCTTTGGACGAGGGCGGGAACAATGATCGAGCGGCTCTGCCGTTGCGTTTGGCCCGGGAAGGAGACCGGGTGAGGATTGTTTCGTTGAACGGCGGAAGAGGCTTCCACGACCGCCTTGCCGGTGTGGGATTGCGCGTGGGGGAACGGGTGGAAGTCATACGGAACCGTATGGACGGCAAGCTGTTGCTGGCTCATGAAGGCACGCGCCTTTTCCTGGGGGGCGGCATGGCTCAGAAAATCCAAGTGGTCGTTGTTGAGGGAGGTGACCTGTGA
- a CDS encoding 4Fe-4S dicluster domain-containing protein, whose translation MTRFILFDPERCIGCRTCSLACSFQHEKEFNPTLARITTLWMTDLGRFVTVTCQQCEEPLCAEACPRNAIQRNRETGAVVVDEALCIGCRSCFIACPFGIPAIHHTKGAMFKCNLCDGDPQCVQECPREALSFVEAEEASHNKLRKAANRLMHIVEKSQ comes from the coding sequence ATGACCAGGTTTATACTATTCGATCCGGAGAGATGTATCGGTTGTAGGACCTGCTCTCTTGCCTGCTCGTTTCAGCACGAGAAAGAGTTCAATCCAACGCTCGCCAGGATCACTACCCTTTGGATGACGGATCTTGGCCGATTCGTCACCGTCACGTGCCAGCAATGCGAAGAACCCTTGTGCGCCGAGGCGTGTCCCCGGAACGCGATACAGAGAAACAGGGAAACGGGGGCCGTGGTCGTGGACGAGGCCCTGTGCATTGGGTGCCGTTCCTGCTTTATTGCTTGTCCCTTTGGGATTCCCGCAATCCACCACACGAAAGGCGCCATGTTCAAATGCAATCTGTGTGACGGGGACCCGCAATGTGTACAGGAATGTCCGCGGGAGGCGCTAAGCTTTGTGGAGGCGGAAGAAGCCTCTCACAATAAACTTAGGAAAGCCGCCAACAGGCTGATGCATATCGTCGAAAAAAGTCAGTAG